One Campylobacter concisus DNA window includes the following coding sequences:
- a CDS encoding heavy metal translocating P-type ATPase has protein sequence MPLKVKLNIAGMSCVNCSNAIEKVSKKIDGVLEANVNFANASGEFVLKDASVREVLEQKIKKLGYFVATNIDEFEAKRDEHITSIKNKFIFAFIASIVIMALEMFAPHNMLVNLLMLVLAILVLAFSGKDFFAHAIEAVKNKNYDMNVLVALGSGSAFLYSLFVVIFSDFIPDDLKNVYISGAAMIISFVLLGKYLEERSKAKAGDYLKTLLKISPKTAFLVMPDGQSKEVNVNELKVGDIVIVKNGYNIPSDGVIVQGGAEIDASMLTGESLPVYKEVGDSVFAGTLNTNGYISVKVTKGSFESLLSQILSLLSDASSKKMPIGRLADKIANIFVPSVVAISVLTFLIWIIFSGNFAYAISCAICVLIISCPCALGLATPIAIVSSLARGAKAGILVKNPEVLELIKDAKFVAFDKTGTLSKGLISVKNSNLSEKELELVASAENLSEHPISKAIVRYAKQNCINLQKLNGKFQNVVGQGIVYEDESNKIIIGNEKLLAANNILLNEADSKAIKEATNDGSGVILCTVNQKFSGFLTLSDELKNEANSVINELARLNLQSVILSGDDKKVVANIASKLNVSEYYANMLPEDKFNKVKELMSRGGVIFVGDGINDSPSLKEASVGIAMNSGSDIAKGAGDIVLVKNDLRGVSGLVKLANATIANIKENLFWAFMYNAICIPVAAGVLYPVFGLLLSPVYGSMAMCLSSVTVVLNALRLRYLKLKD, from the coding sequence AGCTAAATATAGCGGGAATGAGCTGTGTAAATTGCTCAAACGCTATCGAAAAGGTCTCAAAAAAGATAGATGGGGTGCTTGAAGCAAATGTAAATTTTGCAAACGCAAGCGGTGAGTTTGTCCTAAAAGACGCTAGCGTGCGTGAAGTTTTAGAGCAAAAGATAAAGAAGCTTGGCTATTTTGTGGCGACAAATATTGATGAATTTGAAGCCAAAAGAGATGAGCATATAACCTCGATAAAAAACAAATTTATATTTGCATTTATCGCAAGCATCGTGATAATGGCGCTTGAGATGTTCGCACCTCACAATATGTTAGTAAATTTACTGATGCTAGTTTTAGCAATTTTGGTGCTAGCTTTTAGCGGCAAAGACTTTTTTGCACACGCCATAGAGGCTGTCAAAAACAAAAACTACGATATGAACGTGCTTGTAGCTCTTGGAAGCGGCAGTGCGTTTTTATACTCGCTTTTTGTTGTGATCTTTTCAGATTTCATCCCAGATGATCTAAAAAACGTCTATATCTCGGGCGCAGCGATGATAATATCCTTTGTTTTGCTAGGTAAGTATCTTGAAGAGCGCTCAAAGGCAAAAGCTGGCGACTACCTAAAGACGCTACTTAAAATTTCACCAAAGACCGCCTTTTTGGTCATGCCAGATGGACAGAGCAAAGAGGTAAATGTAAATGAGCTAAAAGTAGGCGACATCGTCATCGTAAAAAATGGCTACAACATCCCAAGTGATGGCGTGATAGTTCAAGGTGGCGCTGAGATAGATGCTTCTATGCTTACAGGAGAGAGCTTGCCTGTTTATAAAGAGGTAGGCGATAGCGTATTTGCCGGCACTCTAAACACAAATGGCTACATAAGCGTCAAGGTGACAAAGGGTTCTTTTGAAAGCTTACTATCTCAAATTTTAAGCTTGCTAAGCGACGCTAGCTCCAAAAAGATGCCTATCGGACGGCTGGCTGATAAGATAGCAAATATCTTTGTGCCAAGCGTCGTGGCGATCTCAGTTCTTACATTTTTAATATGGATAATTTTTAGTGGAAATTTCGCCTATGCGATCTCTTGCGCGATCTGCGTGCTCATCATCTCATGCCCGTGCGCGCTTGGTCTTGCCACGCCAATAGCAATAGTAAGCTCCCTCGCGCGTGGCGCAAAAGCTGGGATTTTGGTGAAAAACCCAGAAGTTTTAGAGCTTATAAAAGATGCTAAATTTGTAGCATTTGATAAAACTGGCACGCTAAGTAAGGGGCTAATCAGCGTCAAAAACTCAAATTTGAGTGAAAAAGAGTTGGAGCTAGTGGCATCTGCTGAAAATTTAAGCGAGCATCCGATCTCAAAGGCGATCGTAAGATATGCAAAACAAAATTGCATAAATTTACAAAAGCTAAATGGTAAATTTCAAAACGTAGTTGGTCAAGGCATCGTCTATGAAGATGAAAGCAATAAGATAATAATAGGCAACGAAAAACTGCTCGCAGCAAACAATATCTTGCTAAATGAAGCTGATAGTAAAGCGATAAAAGAGGCTACAAATGATGGAAGCGGTGTCATACTTTGCACGGTCAATCAAAAATTTAGCGGCTTTTTAACGCTAAGCGATGAGCTAAAAAATGAAGCAAATAGCGTTATAAACGAGCTTGCAAGGTTAAATTTACAAAGCGTGATCCTATCAGGCGATGATAAAAAAGTAGTGGCAAATATCGCTAGCAAGCTAAATGTGAGCGAATACTACGCAAATATGCTACCTGAGGATAAATTTAACAAGGTAAAAGAGCTAATGAGCCGAGGTGGCGTGATCTTTGTGGGAGATGGTATAAATGACTCGCCATCGCTCAAAGAGGCAAGCGTTGGCATCGCTATGAACTCAGGCTCAGATATCGCTAAAGGCGCTGGTGATATCGTGCTTGTAAAAAATGACTTGCGTGGCGTGAGCGGGCTTGTAAAACTTGCAAATGCGACTATTGCTAACATAAAAGAGAATTTGTTTTGGGCATTTATGTATAACGCCATTTGCATACCAGTGGCTGCTGGCGTGCTCTATCCGGTATTTGGACTGCTTTTAAGCCCAGTTTATGGCTCAATGGCGATGTGCTTAAGCTCGGTTACTGTCGTGCTAAATGCACTTAGACTTAGATATTTGAAGCTTAAGGATTAA
- a CDS encoding oxidoreductase, which translates to MRLGELYSVVAAALATNFNGILGVSSFMRIKKTNAWITQTKSDANIKGNELYTKFIKDESSAALCDDFVILKAKFEASYYFSSAKDDLAQFYKAINFEPKMGEVDSISNQLILIANILKKEATKESMQLLAAFSLSFLLPYAEQLAKELEQNACSNFYKSMGYFLEDFCLVLKTIIGKA; encoded by the coding sequence TTGAGACTTGGAGAGCTTTATAGCGTCGTAGCGGCTGCACTTGCTACAAATTTCAATGGCATCTTGGGTGTCTCATCTTTTATGCGTATCAAAAAGACAAATGCGTGGATAACGCAAACAAAGAGCGATGCAAACATAAAAGGAAATGAGCTTTACACTAAATTTATCAAAGATGAGAGTAGTGCGGCCTTGTGTGATGATTTTGTCATTTTGAAGGCAAAATTTGAAGCAAGCTACTATTTTTCAAGCGCAAAAGATGATTTGGCGCAATTTTACAAGGCTATAAATTTTGAGCCAAAAATGGGTGAGGTTGATAGCATCTCAAATCAGCTCATTTTGATAGCAAATATCTTAAAAAAGGAGGCGACAAAAGAGTCTATGCAGCTTCTTGCTGCTTTTAGCCTCTCATTTTTATTACCATATGCCGAGCAACTTGCAAAAGAGCTTGAGCAAAACGCTTGCAGTAACTTCTATAAGTCAATGGGATACTTTTTAGAGGATTTTTGTTTGGTTTTAAAAACTATTATCGGTAAGGCTTAG
- the argH gene encoding argininosuccinate lyase, with the protein MKKDENAHKKMWEGRFSEASSKLLEEFNASINFDKNLFEEDIAGSKAHAKMLGICGILKKDESEAIIKGLDEVLAEIRAGKFAFKIEDEDIHMAVEKRLSEIIGAELGGRLHTARSRNDQVALDFKFYVLKKNLEISSLIKELIATLANLAKNHKDTLMPGYTHLQHAQPVSLSYHLLAYAFMFKRDFERFVSSYERNNLSPLGSAALAGTPHKIDRSIVANELGFAGCTQNAMDSVSDRDFALEILFNISVFMTHASRLCEELILWSSQEFGFVSISDAYSTGSSIMPQKKNPDVAELIRGKTGRVNGNLVALLTTMKGLPLAYNKDMQEDKEGIFDSVATILSSATILNEMIKTAKFNEKNMLKATKTGHLSATDLADYLVREKNIPFRTAHFITGKAVAKAENLGLDLSELNKEQLKSVDENLDENAIKFLDLHASKEARTSKGGTANKSVEDQIEILETWLQN; encoded by the coding sequence ATGAAAAAAGATGAAAATGCACATAAAAAGATGTGGGAGGGTAGATTTAGCGAGGCTAGCTCGAAGTTGCTCGAGGAATTTAACGCTTCTATAAATTTTGATAAAAATCTTTTTGAAGAGGATATCGCTGGCAGTAAAGCGCACGCTAAAATGCTTGGCATTTGTGGAATTTTAAAAAAAGATGAGTCAGAGGCGATCATCAAGGGGCTTGATGAGGTTTTAGCTGAGATAAGGGCTGGTAAATTTGCTTTTAAGATAGAGGATGAGGATATCCACATGGCGGTTGAAAAGCGCCTTAGCGAGATCATCGGAGCTGAGCTTGGTGGCAGACTTCACACAGCTAGAAGCAGAAACGATCAGGTTGCGCTTGATTTTAAATTTTACGTTTTGAAGAAAAATTTAGAAATTTCATCTCTCATTAAAGAGCTCATCGCCACACTTGCAAATTTAGCCAAAAACCACAAAGATACGCTAATGCCAGGCTACACGCACCTTCAGCACGCCCAGCCAGTAAGCCTTAGCTACCATTTGCTAGCCTACGCTTTTATGTTTAAAAGGGATTTTGAGCGATTTGTCAGCTCGTATGAGCGAAACAACCTAAGTCCGCTTGGCTCAGCAGCCCTTGCAGGCACGCCGCACAAGATAGATAGGAGCATCGTTGCAAACGAGCTTGGCTTTGCAGGTTGCACGCAAAATGCGATGGATAGCGTGAGCGACCGCGACTTTGCGCTGGAGATTTTATTTAACATTAGTGTTTTTATGACACACGCTTCTAGGCTTTGCGAGGAGCTCATACTTTGGAGCTCGCAGGAATTTGGCTTTGTAAGCATTAGTGATGCTTATAGCACGGGTAGCTCCATCATGCCTCAAAAGAAAAATCCAGACGTCGCTGAGCTCATACGCGGTAAAACTGGGCGTGTAAATGGAAATTTAGTAGCGCTGCTAACGACGATGAAGGGCTTGCCACTTGCTTACAATAAAGATATGCAAGAAGATAAAGAGGGTATTTTTGATAGCGTTGCGACCATTTTAAGCTCAGCTACTATCTTAAATGAGATGATAAAAACGGCTAAATTTAATGAAAAAAATATGCTAAAAGCGACAAAAACAGGCCATCTAAGTGCCACTGATCTGGCTGACTATCTAGTGCGTGAGAAAAATATACCATTTAGAACGGCTCATTTCATCACCGGAAAAGCTGTGGCAAAGGCTGAAAACTTGGGGCTTGATCTAAGTGAGCTAAACAAAGAGCAGCTAAAAAGTGTCGATGAAAATTTAGATGAAAATGCTATTAAATTTCTAGATCTGCACGCTTCAAAAGAGGCCCGCACTTCAAAAGGCGGCACGGCAAATAAAAGTGTGGAGGATCAGATAGAAATTTTGGAGACTTGGCTTCAAAATTAA
- a CDS encoding AAA family ATPase produces MIVGILLKNYKIYGGVKYIPVTTSHNFTAYIGDNGAGKSSILEALDTYFNDREWNLTKGASTTDANTPYIVVIHLLKKDIVNKIIKNYDKNDNELADKVKKISEYLWNFEQVENDFRSNKSQEPKNLVNDLKKIDILYRESHYLIISGNAHKDDYSAYFGSFDSIISKLFEIKFNSQKESENKDFRECFKYLNHIVWDCYSYIYMPVEAGIEEFTKLETDNMQKLIGMDISTKIEKIIKTPLQSINTDLNVFVRELENDLLNLYAYKSPSNRINITPKELIDKVIELFFSIRVLHKIVDGNKIKADSLSSGEKRQALIDIAAALLDSQTIEHKEIILAIDEPEASLNLSKNFAQFEKLIEISQYKAQVIVTTHWYGFLPVAINANAHFLTKKNAKDSLEFNFNTFDLYNYREKLKQIRNIDYTQIPSDIQLKSIYDLVQSIVSSVRLDKPYNWLICEGSSDKIYFDFYFKDLVEKYNLRILPVGGASEVIKIYEYLKLPMSEKDNINGKIYCLIDSDGKSEQLVCKGAWDKKMVAKRILNKNSEKRTILVDVGYNDCEMKTEIEDCLNGIVFVKALKTYIEDEDISAILGDVKNFKDDKSLNSHFCFNLRDDDRKILKDFFDQDSGYRKIEFAKKYVEIALDNNAKSPDWIDEIENWFKE; encoded by the coding sequence ATGATCGTTGGAATTTTATTAAAGAACTATAAAATATATGGAGGAGTTAAATATATACCAGTTACTACTAGTCATAATTTTACAGCATATATAGGTGATAATGGTGCAGGAAAAAGTTCAATTTTGGAGGCTCTTGATACTTATTTTAATGACAGGGAATGGAACCTAACGAAAGGAGCAAGCACTACCGATGCAAATACACCATATATAGTAGTTATTCATCTATTAAAAAAAGATATAGTTAATAAAATTATTAAAAATTATGATAAAAATGATAATGAGCTAGCAGATAAAGTTAAAAAAATTAGTGAATATTTATGGAATTTTGAGCAGGTTGAGAATGATTTTAGAAGCAATAAAAGTCAAGAGCCTAAAAACTTAGTTAATGATTTAAAAAAAATTGATATTTTATATCGTGAAAGTCATTATTTAATTATTTCTGGTAATGCTCATAAGGATGATTATAGTGCATATTTTGGTTCTTTTGATAGTATTATTTCAAAATTATTTGAAATTAAATTTAATAGCCAAAAGGAAAGCGAAAATAAAGATTTTAGAGAATGCTTTAAGTATTTAAATCATATTGTTTGGGATTGTTATTCATATATTTACATGCCAGTAGAAGCTGGGATAGAGGAGTTTACAAAGCTTGAGACTGATAATATGCAAAAATTAATCGGTATGGATATTAGCACTAAAATAGAAAAAATAATTAAGACACCTTTGCAAAGTATAAATACAGATTTAAATGTATTTGTTAGAGAGTTGGAAAACGATCTTTTAAACCTTTATGCCTATAAGAGTCCTTCAAATAGAATTAATATTACACCAAAGGAATTAATAGATAAAGTTATTGAGTTGTTTTTTTCAATAAGAGTTTTACATAAAATAGTTGATGGTAATAAAATAAAAGCTGACAGCTTAAGTTCTGGTGAGAAAAGACAGGCACTTATAGATATAGCTGCGGCATTACTAGATAGTCAAACTATAGAACACAAAGAAATTATACTTGCCATAGATGAACCAGAAGCATCTTTAAATTTATCAAAAAATTTTGCTCAATTTGAAAAGTTAATAGAAATTTCACAATATAAAGCACAAGTTATTGTGACTACTCATTGGTACGGTTTTCTCCCAGTTGCTATCAACGCAAATGCACACTTTCTGACAAAGAAAAACGCAAAAGATAGCCTTGAATTTAATTTTAACACATTTGATTTATATAATTATAGGGAAAAGTTGAAACAAATTAGAAATATAGACTATACTCAAATACCAAGCGATATTCAACTTAAAAGTATTTATGATTTGGTTCAATCAATTGTTTCATCGGTAAGGCTTGATAAACCATATAATTGGTTGATTTGTGAGGGTAGCTCTGATAAAATTTATTTTGACTTCTATTTTAAAGATTTGGTGGAAAAGTATAATTTAAGAATATTGCCAGTTGGTGGGGCATCTGAAGTCATAAAAATTTATGAGTATCTAAAATTGCCAATGTCGGAAAAAGATAACATAAATGGCAAGATATATTGCTTGATTGATAGTGATGGTAAGAGTGAACAGCTTGTATGCAAAGGTGCATGGGATAAAAAAATGGTGGCAAAAAGAATTCTAAATAAAAACAGTGAGAAAAGAACGATTTTAGTTGATGTGGGTTACAATGATTGTGAAATGAAAACTGAGATAGAGGACTGTTTGAACGGTATTGTTTTTGTTAAAGCATTAAAAACATATATTGAAGACGAAGATATCTCTGCTATACTTGGAGATGTAAAGAATTTTAAAGACGACAAATCTCTTAATTCACACTTTTGTTTTAATCTAAGAGATGATGACAGAAAAATACTAAAAGACTTTTTTGATCAAGATAGTGGATATAGAAAAATAGAGTTTGCTAAAAAATATGTTGAAATAGCTCTAGATAATAACGCCAAAAGTCCAGATTGGATCGACGAGATTGAAAATTGGTTTAAGGAGTAA
- a CDS encoding CZB domain-containing protein, which produces MKLNGYRGVLLGEINKIQDVHECRFGKWYEKDVKNTIIKDPRTLSSIATHHENVHHGLDKAMAIFADKDKGHLAGVEILKDVEHSSKAGFEELLEAVKAARK; this is translated from the coding sequence ATGAAGCTAAATGGCTACCGAGGCGTGCTTCTTGGCGAGATAAATAAAATTCAAGACGTGCATGAGTGTAGATTTGGCAAGTGGTATGAAAAGGATGTGAAAAATACCATCATAAAAGATCCAAGAACCCTCTCAAGCATAGCTACGCACCACGAAAATGTCCATCACGGACTAGATAAGGCTATGGCGATTTTTGCTGACAAAGATAAGGGGCATCTAGCAGGTGTCGAGATACTAAAAGATGTCGAGCACTCAAGTAAAGCAGGCTTTGAAGAGCTACTTGAAGCGGTAAAAGCTGCTAGGAAATAA
- a CDS encoding histidine triad nucleotide-binding protein: MTIFEKIVAGEIPCNKVLESEKFLAFNDINPKAPIHILIIPKKHYKNFQEMDPVLMGEMTKFIQEVASLMGVDKSGYRLITNCGENGGQEVMHLHFHLLAGAKLGWSEGVADPQSTF, from the coding sequence ATGACCATATTTGAAAAGATCGTTGCTGGTGAAATTCCTTGTAACAAAGTGCTTGAAAGCGAGAAATTTCTAGCTTTTAACGACATCAACCCAAAAGCGCCGATCCACATCCTCATCATCCCTAAAAAACACTACAAAAACTTCCAAGAGATGGATCCAGTTTTGATGGGCGAGATGACTAAATTTATCCAAGAAGTGGCGAGCTTAATGGGCGTTGATAAGAGCGGTTACCGCCTCATAACAAACTGCGGCGAAAACGGCGGTCAAGAGGTTATGCACCTACACTTTCACCTACTTGCTGGCGCAAAACTTGGCTGGAGTGAAGGCGTAGCTGATCCACAAAGCACATTTTAA
- the pheS gene encoding phenylalanine--tRNA ligase subunit alpha, translating into MQDFINKIKNEISTLDDLEKVRVEIFGKKGILAQGFAKLKELGEDEKKEFAANLNKQRDELSALIEAKKAELSEQEIDNKMKKEAADITLFNEPVASGALHPVMATMDKIIEYFLALNFSLETGPLIEDDFHNFEALNLPKYHPARDMQDTFYLDDFRLLRTHTSPVQVRTMLNQKPPIRMIAPGTVFRRDMDLTHTPMFHQVEGLVVEDAEKVSFANLKSMLEGFLKHMFGAVEVRFRPSFFPFTEPSAEVDISCIFCHGKGCRVCKQTTWLEVLGCGVVDPNVFKAVGYKNVSGYAFGLGVERFAMLLHRVPDLRSLFEGDLRLLEQFK; encoded by the coding sequence TTGCAAGATTTCATTAACAAAATCAAAAATGAAATTTCAACTCTTGATGATCTCGAGAAGGTCAGGGTAGAAATTTTTGGCAAAAAGGGCATCTTGGCGCAAGGCTTTGCAAAGCTAAAAGAGCTTGGCGAAGATGAAAAAAAGGAATTTGCAGCAAATTTAAATAAGCAAAGAGATGAGCTAAGCGCGCTTATAGAAGCCAAAAAGGCTGAGCTTAGCGAGCAAGAGATAGATAATAAGATGAAAAAAGAGGCCGCTGATATCACGCTCTTTAACGAGCCTGTTGCTAGCGGGGCGCTGCACCCTGTGATGGCTACGATGGATAAGATAATTGAGTATTTTTTAGCTCTAAATTTCTCGCTCGAGACTGGACCGCTTATAGAAGATGATTTTCACAACTTTGAGGCGCTAAATTTACCAAAATACCACCCAGCAAGGGATATGCAAGATACATTTTACCTAGATGATTTTAGACTTTTAAGGACGCATACGAGCCCAGTTCAGGTGCGAACTATGTTAAATCAAAAGCCACCTATCCGCATGATAGCGCCAGGCACGGTCTTTAGACGTGATATGGACTTAACGCATACACCGATGTTTCACCAGGTCGAGGGCCTTGTGGTGGAGGACGCTGAGAAAGTTAGCTTTGCAAATTTAAAATCAATGCTTGAGGGCTTTTTGAAGCACATGTTTGGCGCCGTTGAAGTGCGCTTTCGCCCTAGCTTTTTCCCATTTACGGAGCCTAGCGCAGAGGTTGATATTAGTTGTATATTTTGCCACGGCAAGGGCTGCAGGGTGTGCAAGCAGACTACTTGGCTTGAGGTGCTTGGATGCGGCGTTGTTGATCCAAATGTATTTAAGGCGGTTGGCTATAAAAATGTAAGTGGATATGCCTTTGGCCTTGGCGTTGAGAGATTTGCGATGTTGCTTCATAGAGTGCCTGATCTAAGGTCACTTTTTGAGGGAGATTTAAGATTGTTGGAGCAGTTTAAATGA